Proteins from a genomic interval of Sparus aurata chromosome 21, fSpaAur1.1, whole genome shotgun sequence:
- the LOC115571918 gene encoding pancreatic alpha-amylase: MKLFILVALFGLSLAQHNPHTKHGRTAIVHLFEWRWADIAAECERFLAPNGYGGVQISPPNEHIVLDSPWRPWWQRYQPTGYNLCSRSGSENELRDMITRCNNVGVNIYVDAVINHMCGAGGGEGTHNSCGNWFSANKEEFPTVPYTHWDFNDNKCRTGSGNIENYGDPNQVRDCRLVGLLDLALEKDYVRGKVANFMNKLIDMGVAGFRVDACKHMWPGDLSAVYGRLHNLNTKWFPGGSRPFIFQEVIDLGGEPITSKEYFHLGRVTEFKHSAKLGTVIRKWNGEKLSYTKNWGEGWGFMPNGNAVVFVDNHDNQRGHGAGGASIVTFWDARLHKMAVAYMLAHPYGVTRVMSSYRWNRHIVNGKDQNDWMGPPSHGDGSTKSVPINPDQTCGDGWVCEHRWRQIKNMAIFRNVVNGQPQSNWWDNQSNQIAFGRGNRGFIVFNNDDWNLDVTLNTGMPGGTYCDVISGQKEGSRCTGKQINVGGDGRAHFKISNSDEDPFVAIHADSKL, encoded by the exons ATGAAGTTGTTCATTCTGGTGGCTTTGTTCGGGCTCAGCCTCGCCCAGCACAACCCCCACACCAAGCACGGCAGGACCGCCATCGTCCACTTGTTTGAGTGGCGCTGGGCGGACATCGCTGCAGAGTGTGAGCGCTTCTTGGCTCCTAATGGCTACGGTGGAGTTCAG ATCTCCCCTCCAAATGAGCACATTGTTCTGGACAGTCCCTGGAGGCCCTGGTGGCAGAGATACCAGCCAACCGGCTACAACCTGTGCTCCAGATCTGGCAGTGAGAACGAGCTGAGAGACATGATCACCAGATGCAACAACGTCGGG GTCAACATCTACGTGGACGCTGTCATCAACCACATGTGCGGTGCCGGTGGTGGAGAGGGGACACACAATTCATGCGGAAACTGGTTCAGCGCTAACAAGGAGGAGTTCCCCACCGTCCCCTACACCCACTGGGACTTCAATGATAACAAGTGCAGGACAGGCAGTGGCAATATTGAGAACTATGGTGACCCCAATCAG GTGCGCGACTGTCGCCTGGTCGGTCTGTTGGACCTCGCCCTGGAGAAAGACTACGTCAGGGGCAAGGTGGCCAACTTCATGAACAAGCTGATCGACATGGGCGTGGCTGGATTCAGAGTGGATGCCTGTAAGCACATGTGGCCCGGCGATCTGTCTGCTGTTTATGGTCGTCTGCACAACCTCAACACCAAGTGGTTCCCTGGTGGCTCCAGACCCTTCATCTTCCAGGAG GTTATTGATCTAGGAGGTGAGCCCATCACCTCTAAGGAGTATTTCCATCTGGGAAGGGTGACTGAGTTCAAGCACAGTGCCAAACTGGGAACTGTCATCAGAAAATGGAATGGAGAGAAGCTGTCTTACACCAA GAACTGGGGAGAGGGATGGGGCTTCATGCCCAATGGCAACGCTGTCGTCTTCGTTGACAACCACGACAACCAGAGAGGCCACGGTGCCGGTGGTGCTTCCATCGTCACCTTCTGGGATGCCAGGCTCCACAAGATGGCTGTCGCATACATGCTGGCGCACCCTTACGGAGTGACCAGGGTGATGTCTAGCTACCGCTGGAACCGCCACATCGTCAACGGAAAG GATCAGAATGACTGGATGGGCCCTCCCAGCCACGGTGATGGATCCACCAAGTCTGTTCCCATCAACCCCGACCAGACTTGTGGAGACGGATGGGTGTGTGAGCACAGATGGCGTCAGATCAA GAACATGGCTATTTTCCGTAATGTGGTCAACGGACAGCCTCAGTCCAACTGGTGGGACAATCAGAGCAACCAGATCGCCTTTGGACGTGGTAACCGTGGTTTCATCGTCTTCAACAATGACGACTG GAACCTGGACGTGACCCTCAACACTGGCATGCCCGGAGGCACCTACTGTGATGTCATTTCTGGCCAGAAGGAAGGAAGCCGGTGCACAGGGAAGCAGATCAATGTTGGCGGTGATGGCCGCGCCCACTTCAAGATCAGCAACAGCGATGAGGACCCCTTCGTCGCTATCCATGCTGACTCCAAGCTGTAA